ACTGGGGCGAGCATCTCGCCGACAACCTTGAGCATCTGGTCGCTCTGCATGGCGACAACACCATCGCCGCGGTGTTCGTCGAGCCGATGGCCGGATCGACCGCCGTGCTGCCGCCGCCGAAAGGCTATCTGCAGCGGCTGCGCGCCATCTGCGACAGGTACAAGATCCTGCTGGTATTCGATGAAGTGATCACCGGCTTTGGCCGTCTCGGCCACGCCTTCGCCGCCGAACGCTATGGCGTGATCCCCGACATGATCACCTTCGCCAAAGGCGTGACGTCGGGCGCGGTGCCGATGGGCGGCGTGCTGGTGCGCCATGACATCCACCAGGCCTTCATGAACGGCCCCGAACACGCGATCGAGTTCTTCCACGGCTATACCTATTCGGCGCATCCGCTCGCGGTCGCGGCCGGTCTCGCGGCGCTCGATCTCTATCGCGACGAAGGTCTGTTCGAACGCGCCAGGACACTCGAGCCGCTCTGGTACGACGCCTGTATGTCGCTGAAGAGCCTGCCGCATGTGCTCGACATCCGCTGCGTTGGCCTCACCGTCGGCATCGATCTGTCGTCGAAGCCCGGCGCCGTCGGCATGCGCGGCTTCGAGGCGATGGAGCGCGGCTTCCATGACGAAGGCCTCATGCTGCGTGCGGTCGGTGACTCGCTCGCCATGTCGCCGCCGCTGATCGTCAGCGAAGCGCAGATCGGCGAGATTTTCGAGAAGACTGCGAGGGTGATCAAGGCCGTGGCTTAGCGCCTTCTTATCCCTCCCCCGCTTGCGGGGGAGGGTGGCAAGCCGCAGAGCGGCGAGCCGGGTGGGGGATGACCCCACCCCGTCTGCTTCGCTTCACTCCCCTTTCAGGGGAGGGATAAGCAGGGCTCACTCCGCGCTCTGCACGAGCTTCGCGGAAGCCTCGCCCGATACGAGATCGGTCTCGGTCTCGGCAATGACATAAGTCGGCCGGCCGCGGGCCTCGCGCAGCGTGCGGCCGACATATTCGCCGATGATGCCAAGCACCAGCAATTGCGCGGCGCCGAGGATGGCCACCGTCGCCATCAGTGAAGTCCAGCCGGTGACGGTGCTCTCGATAAAGAAAAAGCTGACGACAGAATAGACGACCAGCAGGAAACCGATCGCCGCCGCGGCGAGCGCGAGCCAGATCGCCAGCCGCAACGGTTGTACGCTGTGCGCCGCGATGCCGGTGACGGCGAGATCGATCATTCGCTTCAGCGTGTATTTGCTTTTGCCATAGGTCCGCGAACCGCGCGAAAAGGTGACGGTCCGCGTCGGATAGCCGAACCAGCGCACGGTGCCGCGCAGGAATACATCCTGATCGGCGAAATTGTTGATGGTGTTCACCACATTACGGTCGAGCAGCATGAAGTCGGCGCTGCCGGGCTCGATCCGCACATCGCCGATCGCATCGAGGAATTTGTAATAGAGCTTCGAGGTGAAGCTCTTCATCGGCGGCAGCGATGCGTCGCCGTCTTCGCGTTTGGTTGCGACGACTTTCGCCCCGTCATGCCAGGCCGCGATCAATTGCGGAATGAGTTCGGGCGGATGCTCGAAGTCGGCATCCATCACGATCACGGCGCGGCCGCGCGCATGACGAAGGCCGGCGCGCAACGCTTCCTGATGGCCGAAATTGCGCGTGAACGACAGATAGCGCACGGAGGAACTGCCGGCTGCCGCATCACGGATCGCTGAAAGCGTGTCGTCGTCCGAACCATCATCGACGAAGACGATCTCATAACGCCCCTGGTCCTTCAGGATGCGTTCAAGCGTCGCGGTCATGCGCGTGATATTGCCGGCTTCGTTATGAGCCGGCAGCACCACGGAGATATCAGGTTCGTTCATCACTCAAAATCCGGTGCGGCCCAGCGTCCCCTCGGTTGACGGGTCAGGTTTTGCCGGGCACTCATGCGCCCGGCCAGCCCTTCCGGGCGTCGAGGCCGGGTGGCTTGGCATACTACGACAGCGGCATGGATGCGAGAACGGCGGTAGCAGACGGCGGGTTTTTCGCCTCGGTCGTCGATTTTGCGGCCCGCAAGCCTTTACAGACGCTCGCTATTGTCCTCGGTGCGCACCTCGTCGTGTGGACATTGTTGCCGCTTTTGACGAGCTCCAATCTGGAGCTCGATCTCGCCGAGGACCTGGCGCTCGGCAAGGAATGGCAGCTCGGCTACTGGAAGCATCCGCCGCTGCCATGGTGGCTGGCCGATCTCGGCTATCGCATCACCGGCCATATCGGCGTCGTCTATGCGCTCGGCCCGCTCGCGGTCGTGGCCTGCTTCATCGGCGTGTATCTGCTCTCGCGCGACATCGTTGGCCCAGTGCAAGCCCTGATCGCGACGCTGTCGCTGGCCGGCATCCATTTCTACAATTATTCGGCCGTGAAATTCGCGCATGACCAGATGCAATTGCCGTTCTGGGCGCTGACCGGTCTGTTTCTGTATCGCGCCCTCGTTTCCGGCCGGATGCTGAACTGGATGCTCGCCGGCGCCATGATGGCGCTGTGCTTCTGGTCGAAATACGCGGCCTTCGCGCTTGGGGTCAGCATCGCGCTGTTCCTGTTGATCGATCCAGTCGCACGCCGCAGTCTTCGCACGCCCGGGCCTTATGTCATGGCGGCGGTCTTTCTTGTGGTGATCGCCCCGAATGCGTGGTGGCTGATCGATTCCGGCTTTCTGCCGATGCGTTATGTGAGCGATCGCGCCAAGGCCGTCCTGTATCCGTATCAGTTCATCACGCTGCCGCTGCAATGGGTCGCAAGTCAGGTCTTCTTCACATTTCCGGCCTGGGTCTTGTTGGGCCTCACGTTATTTCCCCGCCAGGCCGGATCGGAACCCGTGCGGCAATCGGGCTCCTTCGCCCGCCGCTATGTCACGATGCTCGCATTCGGCCCGTTCGCGGTCGTGACACTGATCGGCATTGCCACCGGCCGGGCGCCGATCGCGACATGGGGATATCCGCTGTGGTCGTTTCTGCCGCTGGCCGCGTTGCTCTGGTTCGGGCCGGTGTCGGACCCGCAACGCAAGCAGCTTTTCGCCGCCGGGTTTATCTTTCTGTTCCTGCTGGCCCCGGCCATCTGGATCGGTGTCTGGATCGCCGAACCTCATGTCCGGACGCGTCCGAAAGCCACGCAATTTCCCGGTCAGGCGCTGGCGACCCGCATGACAGAGATATGGCGGGAGAAAACCGGAACGCCGCTTCGTTATGTCGCCGGCACCGAATTCGCCGCCAACAATGTCGCGGTCTATTCGCCGGATCGACCGCATGTGATCGTGCATGGCCGGCCGGCGATCAGTCCCTGGATCGATATGAACGACGTGAAGAAGCGCGGCGCGATTGTCATCTGGGAGGTGGGCCTGCCCTTCGCCTATGTGGACGAGTGGCGAAAGACATTCGGCGCCGAGGGCGATCCCGTTATCATCGAGTTGCCGCGGCAGCACGGTGGGCGGCCGGCGCATATCGGCTATTGGATTGTTCCGCCGCGCAACTAACCTATTGATGTTGCGGACTGTGTTGCCGATGCGCTTGCGCTTGTCGTGCCGCTCGTGGACAGTAATGCTCGGGCGGACGAATCATGCGGCGGAGGGCCGTCTTGTATCCCCCGGCGATGGGACTTCGATGCTGAGGCTGACGGCGATATTTATTGCGATCTGCGTTGTTGTCATCGCAGCGTCGCTCGGTGCTGTCGGTTATCTGGTCTTTGGTCTCTCCGGAACCGAAGCAAGCCTGTTGGCGCTGGCTGCTATGTCCGGTCTTGCTCTGTACAATACGGTGACGGCGCGGCTGCATGATCGCGATCTTGTCGGCAAGCAGATTGCCGATCTCTCGCGCGGCACGGCGGACCTTGCGCGTCAGGTCGCCGAAATGACCCGGCGCCAGATCGCCATCGAACATCAGGAAGCGGCACGGCGGTCGCCGGGTCCGAACGAGGCGCTGGCCGCCGAGATCGGTGAGCTTGGAGAATTGCTCAAGCAGCTGGCCGAGACCATTGCCGACCATGAAACGCGCTTGACCGAGCTGCGAGAGGAACCGTCGGCGATCCTGGCCGCACTGGCTGCGGCAGCGCCGGCACAGGCCGCGGCCGAAATGCCCGTTGCCGTCGCAGCGTCTCAGGACGACGCGACGCGGCCGCATGTGGTCGCGGCTCAGGCGGTCGCGGCTGCCCCGCCGGTCGATGCATTGACGGCAAGCGGTCCGTTCAAAGGCAAGAAGCACGACGAGATCGCGGACATCATCCGCACCGCCATCGATGAAAACAGGATCGATCTCTATCTGCAGCCGGTGCTGACACTGCCGCAACGCAAGGTGCGCTATTACGAGGCGATGACGCGATTGCGGAGGGATGACGGCACGCTGATTCTGCCGGCCGACTTCCTGGCACATGCCGAGAAAGCCAATCTGCTCGCCCGCATCGACAATGTACAGCTCTTCCGCTGCGTGCAGGTGCTGCGACGCCTTCTGTTGCAGAATCGCGAAATCGGCTTGTTCTGCAACGTGTCGGTGCCGACCCTGAACGACACCGACGTCTTCCGGCAATTCTATGACTTCCTGGAAGCGAACCGCGCACTGACGACCGCGCTCACGCTGGAATTCACGCAAGACTCGCTACGCAGCCTGGGACCGCTGGAACAGGAGAGCCTCGCTTCGCTGAGCTCGCTCGGATACCGCTTCTCCATGGATCGAGTCACCGATCTGCGCATGGGACCGCGCGACCTGGCCGATATGGGCGTGCGTTTCGTCAAGGTGCCGGCCGACCTGTTGCTCAGCAAGGGCAGTTCGTCATCCGACATTCACGCCGCCGATCTGTCGGACCTGTTGGGCCGTCACGGCATCAGCCTGATTGCAGAGCGGATCGAGACCGAAGCGACGGTGATCGATCTGCTCGATTACGATGTGCGCTTCGGCCAGGGCTTCCTGTTCTCGGCGCCGCGCCCCGTCCGGGCGGAAGCGTTGCAGGCCGGTCCGGCACAACGGCCCGATCCGGCCCCGGCGGCCGGGACCGGCACCGCGGAGCCGCAGCGATCGGCGCCATCTCCGGTCATGGGCGGCCTTGTGGCTCACGCGGCGATGTAACCCCCCGCAATCCGGCGTGACGGCGGCGCGTCGCCGCGCTAGATCACGCTGATCTTGGATCGGTTCCGATCCAATCGACCAGCCTCTCTGTCATCGATCGGGTTCCCCTTGACCATTTTCTCCGAAAGCTTGGCGGCTCTTGCGCCGGAATACGATGTCATTTTGTCCGATGTCTGGGGGGTCGTGCATAACGGCGTCGCTGCCTTTCCGGAGGCCTGCGAGGCGCTGACGCGTTTTCGCGAGGGCGGCGGAACCGTGGTGCTGATCACCAATGCGCCGCGTCCGAACGGCGTGGTCGCAGCGCAACTCGAACATTTCGGCGCGCCGCGCAGCATCTACGATGCCATCGTCGCCTCCGGCGATGTGACGCGCAACGTGATCGTGCAGCGTCCGGGGCAGACCATTCTGCATATCGGGCCGAAGCGCGATCTCGCGACGTTCGAAGGACTGGATGTGCGTTTCGCGCCGGTCGAGAGCGCCGATTATGTGATCTGCACCGGCCTGTTCCACGAAGATACTGAAACGCCGGACGATTATCGCCCGATGCTGGAGGCGATGCGTGCGCGCGATCTATTCATGGTCTGCGGCAATCCCGATGTCGTTGTCGAACGCGGCGACACGCTTCTCTATTGCGCCGGTGCGATCGCCGATCTCTATGTGAAGATGGGCGGCGACGTTCTCTATGCCGGCAAGCCCTATGCGCCGATCTACGATCTGGCGCTCAAGCTCGCGCAGGACGCGCGCGGCAAAGCGGTGGATCGCCAGCGCGTGCTGGCGATCGGCGATTCGGTGCGTACCGATTTTGCCGGCGCAACCGCCTACGGCATCGATTGCATGTTCGTGACCGCCGGCATCCACGCGGCCGAATTCGGGGGCCGCGATGATCCTGATCCCGATGCGGTCGAGCGCGTGCTGGTGGCGGCCGGCGGCAAGCCGCGGGCGATTGCAAGACGGTTGAAGTGGTAGCTCAGCGGTCTTGATTTTGCTGAACTAAGCCGCCTGTGTCTGGTCAGCAAAAACCGCTTCGATCTTGGCCTTCAGCGTCTGCGCGTTGAACGGCTTGACGATATAGTTGTTCACGCCGGCCTGTTTCGCAGCGATCACATTCTCGGTTTTCGATTCCGCTGTGATCATGATGAACGGCACGCTCGCAAGCTGCGGGTCGGCGCGCATTTCCTTCAAAAGATCGTAGCCGGTCATCGGCTCCATGTTCCAGTCGGAGATGACGAGGCCGTAAGGCCGCTCGCGCAACCGGCGCAGCGCCGAGGTGCCGTCCGAGGCGTCGTCGATATCCTGGAAGCCGATCTGCTTCAGCAGGTTGCGGATGATACGGACCATGGTGTTGTAATCGTCGACGACCAGAATGGGCATCGCGAAGTTGACCGGCATCGTCGCAGCTCCGTCACTGCGGTCCGCTACGTTGCGGCTCCGCATCTTGGGCATCAGTCCAATAGTGGCGACGGTAGCCGTGTGCGTTGAAAAACACGTTAATCCCTCAAAATTTGCGCGACGCTGAAAATCGCCAAAAACGTGCATTATACGCAGCCGATGGTAGTATCTGCTTACGTGTTGTTAACTGACCGGCAAAATTTTTGATGAACGCAACGCCCACCAAAGCCGCCGTCGACCCGCGCATGGTCCGGACCTTGTTCTTCGAGGACCTCGCCGTCGGCATGCGCGAAACGCTGATGAAGACGGTGATGGAGACTGACGTCGTCGGCTTCGCCAATGTCTCGGGCGACGACAATCCGATCCATCTTTGCGACACCTATGCCGCCGGCACGCGCTTTGGCCAGAGGATCGCGCATGGGCTCTACACCGCCAGCCTGATTTCGGCGGTGCTGGGCACGCGGCTGCCCGGCGCAGGCGCCGTCTATCGCTCGCAGACGCTGAATTTCCATGCGCCGGTGAAAATCGGCGATGTGGTCAACGTCATTGTCGAGGTGACGGAACTGGTCCGTGAGGGGCGCAAGGTGAAGCTGCATTGCGAGGCGCTGGTGGACAACATGCTGGTGCTGGACGGGGAGGCCATCGTCTCGGTCCCCTCCCGGCCGAAAGCCGGCCTGTCTTGACTTGGCTGCCCACCGGGCCGACACCGTGCGGCCATTCATTCATCCTGCCGTATAAGACATGCCGCCAGTCTCGAAGGACAAGCCATTCGTCGTCGTCCGTGACGACGGGCCCGACATTGCCAAACTGCGCACTGCGGTCGTCGCCATCGGTAATTTCGACGGCGTGCATCGCGGCCACCGCTCGGTCATCGCGCTGGCGCAGCGCCGTGCCGCGGCGGCGGGCCGTCCGGCGGCGGTGTTGACGCTCGAGCCGCATCCGCGCTCCTACTTTCGCGCCGACGAAAAACTGTTCCGGCTGTCGGACGAAACGCAAAAACTGCGGCTGCTGGCGGCCACCGGAGTCGACGGCGCGGTGGTGCTGACCTTCAACGCCGCTTTGGCCAGCCTGCCGGCCGAGCAATTCGTCTCGAAAATCCTGGTGGAGCGGCTGGCGGTGAGCGGCGTCGCCATCGGCTTCGATTTCCATTTCGGGCAGGGGCGGGGCGGATCGCCGGCCTTTCTGAAGGATGCCGGCGCCCGCTATGGCTTCCCGGTCGATGTGGCGCCGCCCCTGGAGGATGAGGGGCGGCCGGTGTCTTCGGGAACGATTCGCTCAGCGCTCGAAGCCGGCCGCGTGGTCGAGGCGACCGAACTGCTCGGCTATCCCTGGTTCGTGTCCGGGGAGGTGATCCACGGCGAAAAGCGGGGCCGCGACCTCGGCTTTCCCACCGCCAATCTCAAGCTCGACCCGGCCTGCGGCCTGAAGCACGGCATTTATGCGGTGCGGGTCGGGATCGGCGACAAACGCTATGACGGGGTGGCGAGTTTCGGTCGCCGTCCCACCTTCGATAATGGCGCGCCGCTGCTGGAAACCTTTCTGTTCGATTTTTCCGGCGATCTCTACGGCAAGACCGTGGATGTCGCGCTGATCGGCTGGATCAGGCCGGAGGAGAAATTCGACAGCATCGCTGCGCTGGTTTCGCAGATGACCATCGATTCGGAGCGCGCCCGCGACGCCCTGAAGCGGTCGGGCGATGCTTTTCCACCGCTGGGCATGAATTAGCTCCGTCCGCTCATTCCCGCGAAGGCGGGAATCCAGACTTTCTGGGTCCCCGCTTTTGCGGGGACGAACGGAGAAAAAGTCATACGTCTTTGCGCGTTGCAGCACCCCCTGCTACACACGGCCCGCATCCTAGAGCCCCCGACATGACCAAGCCTGAACGCGACTATTCCGAGACCCTGTTCCTGCCGCAAACGCAATTTCCGATGCGCGCCGGCTTGCCCGAGCGCGAGCCGATGCTGCTCAAGCGCTGGAAGGAGGAGGACCTCTACGGCAAGCTGCGCGAGGCCGCGAAGGGGCGCCGCAAATTCATCCTGCATGACGGCCCGCCTTACGCGAACGGCAACATCCATATCGGCCACGCGCTCAACAAGGTGCTGAAGGACGTCGTCGCCCGCAGCCAGCAGATGCTCGGTTTCGACTCCAATTATGTGCCGGGCTGGGACTGCCACGGCCTGCCGATCGAATGGCGGGTCGAGGAAGAGAACTATCGTTCGAAGGGCAAGACCAAGCCGGATTTCAGCGATCCGCAGGCGATGATCGCCTTCCGTCAGGAATGCCGCGCCTATGCGCAGCATTGGCTGAACGTGCAGCGCGCCGAATTCATCCGCCTCGGCGTCGAGGGCGACTGGGATCATCCCTACACCACGATGAGCTACCCGGCCGAGGCGCAGATCTCGCGCGAGATCATCAAGTTCGCGAAGAACGGCACCCTCTATCGCGGCAGTAAGCCGGTGATGTGGTCGGTGGTCGAAAAGACCGCGCTCGCCGAAGCCGAAATCGAATACGAGGATTACACCTCGGACATGGTCTGGGTGAAATTCCCGGTGCGCTCCGCACGCGGCAAGCGCCACAAGGAACTGGAGAAGAAATACGACGGCGCATCGGTGGTGATCTGGACCACCACGCCCTGGACGCTGCCGGGCAACCGCGCGATCAGCTATTCGCCGAAGATCGCTTACGGCCTTTACAAGATCACCGACGCTGCGCCAGATAACTGGGCGAAGTTGGGCGACCTGTTGATCCTGTCGGACAATCTCGCCGGCGACGTGTTCAAACAGGCGCGTGTTGCTGCCTACGACAAGATCGCCGACGTACCGGCGGATGATCTCGCCGATCTCGCCTGCGCGCATCCGCTGCGCGCGATGGGCTACGACTTCACCGTGCCGTTGCTGGCCGGCGATCACGTCACCGACGATACCGGTACAGGTTTCGTGCATACGGCGCCAAGCCATGGTCGCGACGACTTTGAAATCTGGATGGATTACGCCCGCGATCTCGAAGCCGATGGCATCAGTACTGTTATCCCATATCCCGTCGACGAAAACGGCGCCTATACCGCGCAGGCGCCGGGCTTCACCGGCAGGCGCGTCATCAACGACAAAGGCGATAAGGGCGACGCCAATGACGCGGTGATCAAGGCGCTGGTCGAGGCCGGCAACATCATCGCGCGCGGCCGTCTCAAGCATCAATATCCGCATTCCTGGCGATCGAAGAAGCCGGTGATCTTCCGCAACACGCCGCAATGGTTCATTGCGATGGACAAGGGCATTGCCGCCAAGGGCGATACCTTGCGCGAACGCGCGCTCGACGCCATCGCCGAAACGCAATGGGTGCCGCCGGCCGGCGAGAACCGCATCAACGGCATGATCGAGAGCAAGCCGGACTGGGTGATCTCACGTCAGCGTGCCTGGGGCGTGCCGATCACCGTCTTCATCAAGGAGAAGAACGACGGTTCGGTCGAGATCCTGAACGATCCGGCGGTCGACAAACGCATCGGCGATGCCTTCGAAAAGGAAGGCGCGGATGCCTGGTATGCGGAAGGTGCTGCCGAGCGCTTCCTTGGCGATCGTGCGAAGGAAGGTTGGAAGAAGGTCGACGACATTCTCGATGTCTGGTTCGATTCCGGCTCCACGCACGCATTCGTGCTGGAAGACCCGAAGCATTTCCCGCAGCTTGCGAGCATTAAACGCAAGCCGAAGGGCGACGACGTCGTCATGTATCTCGAAGGCTCGGACCAGCATCGCGGCTGGTTCCAGTCGTCGCTCCTGGAAAGTTGCGGCACGCGCGGCGTTGCGCCCTTCGACATGGTGCTGACGCACGGCTTCGTTCTCGACGAGAACGGCCGCAAGATGTCGAAGTCGCTCGGCAACACCACGGCGCCGCAGGACGTGATCAAGAATTCCGGCGCCGATATCCTGCGCATGTGGGTGTGTGCGTCGGATTATGCCGACGATCTGCGTATCGGGCCGGAAATCCTCAAAGGCACGGTCGAGACCTATCGCAAGCTGCGCAACACCATCCGCTGGATGCTCGGTTCGCTCGCGCATTTCCATGACGACGAGCGCGTCAAGGCCGATGCGATGCCGGAGCTGGAGCGGCTGATGCTGCACCGGCTCGCCGAACTCGATGTGGCGGTGAGGGAGGCCTATCGCGCCTTCGATTACAAGCGCATCTTCGCGCTGCTCAACGCCTTCATGACCAGCGAGCTGTCGGCCTTCTATTTCGATATCCGCAAGGACACGCTCTATTGCGATCCGATCTCGTCGCACAAGCGCAAGGCGGCGCTGACCGTGATCGATTATCTGTTCCGCTGCACGGTGATCTGGCTCGCGCCGATGCTCTGCTTCACCGCGGAAGAGGCGTGGCTGTCGCGTTACGGCGATGATGCGGAGTCCGTGCATCTGCAGGAATTTCCGCATGTTCTGCCGGCCTGGCGCGACGATGCGCTGGCCGAGAAGTGGCGCAAGATCCGCAGCATCCGCCGCGTCGTCACTGGTGCGCTCGAACTCGAGCGCGCGCAGAAACGGATCGGTTCGTCGCTTGAAGCGGCGCCGGTGGTCTATGTCTCGGATCAGGATTTGTTCGCTGCGATCGTCGATGCTGACTTGGCTGAAATCTGCATCACCTCGGCGGCGACGCTGGTGGACGGCGAGGGACCGGCCGAGGCCTTCCGCCTCGACGATGTGCGCGGCGTTGCCGTCGTGCCCGAGCGGGCCCATGGCAGAAAATGCGCGCGCTCGTGGAAGATCTCGGAAAGCGTCGGCGAAGACCCGCAATATCCGGAGGTCACCCCGCGCGACGCGCAGGCGCTGCGTGAATGGGACACGCTGCGAAAAGCTGCGGAGTAATTCAATGGCTTGCGGTGAGGTGTAGGGCGGGTTAGCGAAGCGTAACCCGCCGCCACGTCGAACAAACGGCGGATTACGCTTCGCTAATCCGCCCTACATTCACTCTCCATGCTGCAATGATGAAGCTTGCCAATTATCTTTGGGGCCCGCTCACCCGCGACGGTGTTGCCGCTGCGCTGGTCACTGCGTTGCTCGATCAGGCCAGCAAGCTGTGGCTGCTCTATGCCTTCGATCTCGGCTCGCGCGACCGGGTTCCGGTGCTGCCCTTTCTCGATCTGGTGCTGGTCTGGAACAAGGGCATCAGCTACGGGCTGTTCGCGCAGAATTCGGCGCTTGGCCAGATGCTGCTCCTGGGGTTCAAGATCGTGGCCGCGGTATTCCTGTGGGGGTGGCTGGCGCGGGCCGAAAACCGCCTGATGGCGGTCTCGCTCGGCCTGATCATCGGCGGTGCCATCGGCAACGCGGTCGATCGGCTGGCGCACGGGGCGGTGGTGGATTTTGTCCTCCTGCACCTGACCACGGCCACATTCACCTTCAACTGGTATGTCTTTAACCTCGCCGACGTGGCCATCGTTGCCGGGGTGGCGGGTTTGATGTATGAAACCCTCCTGGGGGCACGCGCCGCAAAAGCGCCCTGATCCTTGGGCAATGCCAGAGCAGGGATGGCGGCAACTGACCGTGCGGGGAGCAGTCTTGCGCAAACGCATCGATAGCTTTTCGAGCCGATTTCTGTCGCTTGTGCCGGGTTGGCGCCGGCGGCTGACATTGAGCTTTGCTGTTTTCGCCGTGGCTCTGGCGGCATCGGCCGCGATCGTGCCGCAGGCTTATGCCGCGGACGATGACGACGAAGAAGACACCATCGAAACGAAATTCATCAAGGGCCTTCTCGGCATCAACGACAAGGACCGCATCGATTATCGCGAGCGCCCGCCGCTGGTGGTGCCGCCCAATATCGGTACTTTGCCGC
The genomic region above belongs to Pseudorhodoplanes sinuspersici and contains:
- a CDS encoding MaoC family dehydratase, encoding MNATPTKAAVDPRMVRTLFFEDLAVGMRETLMKTVMETDVVGFANVSGDDNPIHLCDTYAAGTRFGQRIAHGLYTASLISAVLGTRLPGAGAVYRSQTLNFHAPVKIGDVVNVIVEVTELVREGRKVKLHCEALVDNMLVLDGEAIVSVPSRPKAGLS
- a CDS encoding response regulator; this translates as MPVNFAMPILVVDDYNTMVRIIRNLLKQIGFQDIDDASDGTSALRRLRERPYGLVISDWNMEPMTGYDLLKEMRADPQLASVPFIMITAESKTENVIAAKQAGVNNYIVKPFNAQTLKAKIEAVFADQTQAA
- a CDS encoding glycosyltransferase family 2 protein, whose protein sequence is MNEPDISVVLPAHNEAGNITRMTATLERILKDQGRYEIVFVDDGSDDDTLSAIRDAAAGSSSVRYLSFTRNFGHQEALRAGLRHARGRAVIVMDADFEHPPELIPQLIAAWHDGAKVVATKREDGDASLPPMKSFTSKLYYKFLDAIGDVRIEPGSADFMLLDRNVVNTINNFADQDVFLRGTVRWFGYPTRTVTFSRGSRTYGKSKYTLKRMIDLAVTGIAAHSVQPLRLAIWLALAAAAIGFLLVVYSVVSFFFIESTVTGWTSLMATVAILGAAQLLVLGIIGEYVGRTLREARGRPTYVIAETETDLVSGEASAKLVQSAE
- a CDS encoding glycosyltransferase family 39 protein, with protein sequence MDARTAVADGGFFASVVDFAARKPLQTLAIVLGAHLVVWTLLPLLTSSNLELDLAEDLALGKEWQLGYWKHPPLPWWLADLGYRITGHIGVVYALGPLAVVACFIGVYLLSRDIVGPVQALIATLSLAGIHFYNYSAVKFAHDQMQLPFWALTGLFLYRALVSGRMLNWMLAGAMMALCFWSKYAAFALGVSIALFLLIDPVARRSLRTPGPYVMAAVFLVVIAPNAWWLIDSGFLPMRYVSDRAKAVLYPYQFITLPLQWVASQVFFTFPAWVLLGLTLFPRQAGSEPVRQSGSFARRYVTMLAFGPFAVVTLIGIATGRAPIATWGYPLWSFLPLAALLWFGPVSDPQRKQLFAAGFIFLFLLAPAIWIGVWIAEPHVRTRPKATQFPGQALATRMTEIWREKTGTPLRYVAGTEFAANNVAVYSPDRPHVIVHGRPAISPWIDMNDVKKRGAIVIWEVGLPFAYVDEWRKTFGAEGDPVIIELPRQHGGRPAHIGYWIVPPRN
- a CDS encoding bifunctional riboflavin kinase/FAD synthetase → MPPVSKDKPFVVVRDDGPDIAKLRTAVVAIGNFDGVHRGHRSVIALAQRRAAAAGRPAAVLTLEPHPRSYFRADEKLFRLSDETQKLRLLAATGVDGAVVLTFNAALASLPAEQFVSKILVERLAVSGVAIGFDFHFGQGRGGSPAFLKDAGARYGFPVDVAPPLEDEGRPVSSGTIRSALEAGRVVEATELLGYPWFVSGEVIHGEKRGRDLGFPTANLKLDPACGLKHGIYAVRVGIGDKRYDGVASFGRRPTFDNGAPLLETFLFDFSGDLYGKTVDVALIGWIRPEEKFDSIAALVSQMTIDSERARDALKRSGDAFPPLGMN
- a CDS encoding EAL domain-containing protein, whose translation is MLRLTAIFIAICVVVIAASLGAVGYLVFGLSGTEASLLALAAMSGLALYNTVTARLHDRDLVGKQIADLSRGTADLARQVAEMTRRQIAIEHQEAARRSPGPNEALAAEIGELGELLKQLAETIADHETRLTELREEPSAILAALAAAAPAQAAAEMPVAVAASQDDATRPHVVAAQAVAAAPPVDALTASGPFKGKKHDEIADIIRTAIDENRIDLYLQPVLTLPQRKVRYYEAMTRLRRDDGTLILPADFLAHAEKANLLARIDNVQLFRCVQVLRRLLLQNREIGLFCNVSVPTLNDTDVFRQFYDFLEANRALTTALTLEFTQDSLRSLGPLEQESLASLSSLGYRFSMDRVTDLRMGPRDLADMGVRFVKVPADLLLSKGSSSSDIHAADLSDLLGRHGISLIAERIETEATVIDLLDYDVRFGQGFLFSAPRPVRAEALQAGPAQRPDPAPAAGTGTAEPQRSAPSPVMGGLVAHAAM
- a CDS encoding aspartate aminotransferase family protein; translation: MSTQAVRKPQASTIPNDLEAFWMPFTANRAFKARPRMVSRAKDMHYYAPDGRAIIDGAAGLWCTNAGHSREPIVKAIQAQAAEMDFAPPFQYANPKSFELASRIAALAPGDLDHVFFCNSGSEAVDTAMKIALAYWNVSGQAQRARFIGRERGYHGVGFGGMSIGGLGNNRKAFGTMLAGVDHLPHTYNREHQAFSRGEPDWGEHLADNLEHLVALHGDNTIAAVFVEPMAGSTAVLPPPKGYLQRLRAICDRYKILLVFDEVITGFGRLGHAFAAERYGVIPDMITFAKGVTSGAVPMGGVLVRHDIHQAFMNGPEHAIEFFHGYTYSAHPLAVAAGLAALDLYRDEGLFERARTLEPLWYDACMSLKSLPHVLDIRCVGLTVGIDLSSKPGAVGMRGFEAMERGFHDEGLMLRAVGDSLAMSPPLIVSEAQIGEIFEKTARVIKAVA
- a CDS encoding TIGR01459 family HAD-type hydrolase; the encoded protein is MTIFSESLAALAPEYDVILSDVWGVVHNGVAAFPEACEALTRFREGGGTVVLITNAPRPNGVVAAQLEHFGAPRSIYDAIVASGDVTRNVIVQRPGQTILHIGPKRDLATFEGLDVRFAPVESADYVICTGLFHEDTETPDDYRPMLEAMRARDLFMVCGNPDVVVERGDTLLYCAGAIADLYVKMGGDVLYAGKPYAPIYDLALKLAQDARGKAVDRQRVLAIGDSVRTDFAGATAYGIDCMFVTAGIHAAEFGGRDDPDPDAVERVLVAAGGKPRAIARRLKW